A single Mastomys coucha isolate ucsf_1 chromosome X, UCSF_Mcou_1, whole genome shotgun sequence DNA region contains:
- the Pwwp3b gene encoding PWWP domain-containing DNA repair factor 3B produces the protein MAGEYVLCIWKDQLWPGKVLDRSESPSDSERKSTSSLEVEILSLDEKITVESKDTEVLTKSAVEAIMSSLAVQSEVNVAPREETAYERSLKMALEIVKERTNPRQESMSEGHTATTSENVPEQPSDSPPLKRCRKLESNLQEDSAAMLLCSESDDSMTDDKLQLHTTSEGTPSEMETKPSDNFGCCQTYPSFSDDDDKKEEKKKIDISAIMSVNLSLKEESEYIKEEKFVPSSEDLAVPKEESQDVLPEAPALSSECTTTVSENNMEDPGEGPSNQNPGSYASQNQSAVESDVGAETSTAGCSGDYQVSLPARDTVNSDLLIQRLDLEDLEEEARASGKLLSLNPACAAALENDDEDDDEDLPRFILRYETRAFETGMIVWFKHQKYPFWPAVIKSIRRKERKASVLLVEADMNPQKRGVRVSLRRLKKYDCKEKQALVEKAREEYRESIDWCVSLICDYRVRLGCGSFTGSFFEYYAADISYPVRKIIKQDTFRNIFPKLYNEDAGEQLPVASHAKRVSFQKILPDRMKPARDRANKNLVDFIVNAKGTEDHLLGILKGTKKSKWLKSFLNAKSFMPCIETYFEDEDQLDEVVKYLQEIYNQIDQKMLTLIKDDKIKFVLEVLLPEAIICSISAVDGLDYEAAEAKYLKGPSLGCRERELYDSKILFEKRRRSLPSEGH, from the coding sequence ATGGCTGGCGAATATGTCCTGTGTATTTGGAAAGACCAGTTATGGCCAGGAAAAGTTTTAGATAGGTCTGAAAGTCCATCAGACAGTGAGAGGAAAAGCACATCGTCCCTAGAAGTTGAAATACTTTCACTGGATGAGAAAATTACCGTGGAAAGCAAAGACACAGAGGTCCTAACCAAATCTGCTGTTGAGGCCATTATGTCATCTCTAGCAGTGCAGTCAGAGGTCAATGTCGCACCTAGAGAGGAGACAGCCTATGAAAGGTCACTGAAAATGGCACTGGAAAttgtgaaagaaagaacaaatccGAGGCAGGAAAGCATGTCAGAAGGACATACAGCTACAACATCTGAAAATGTACCGGAACAGCCGTCTGACTCGCCTCCTCTTAAAAGGTGCCGGAAACTCGAAAGCAACCTCCAGGAAGACTCGGCTGCCATGTTACTATGCTCAGAGAGTGATGATTCCATGACCGACGATAAGTTGCAGTTGCACACAACCAGTGAGGGCACGCCGAGTGAAATGGAAACGAAGCCATCAGACAACTTTGGCTGTTGCCAAACGTACCCTTCATTTtcagatgatgatgataaaaaagaagagaagaagaagattgACATCTCAGCAATCATGTCTGTGAATTTATCACTCAAAGAAGAAAGCGaatatattaaagaagaaaaattcgtCCCCTCATCAGAAGATCTCGCTGTACCCAAAGAGGAGTCCCAAGACGTCCTTCCAGAAGCCCCGGCTCTTTCCTCTGAATGCACTACTACTGTCTCAGAGAATAACATGGAAGATCCTGGAGAGGGCCCATCAAATCAGAATCCAGGCTCCTATGCCAGCCAAAATCAGTCTGCTGTGGAGTCAGATGTCGGTGCTGAGACATCCACTGCAGGGTGCTCAGGGGACTATCAGGTTTCCCTTCCTGCCCGTGATACAGTCAACAGTGATCTGCTAATTCAGAGACTGGATTTAGAAGATCTTGAGGAAGAAGCCCGAGCTTCTGGCAAGCTTTTGTCTCTAAATCCTGCCTGTGCAGCTGCGTTAGAaaatgatgatgaggatgatgatgaagacCTTCCACGGTTCATTCTCCGTTATGAGACACGTGCATTTGAAACCGGAATGATAGTGTGGTTTAAACATCAAAAATACCCATTTTGGCCAGCAGTGATCAAAAGCATTAGGCGCAAAGAGAGAAAAGCGAGTGTGCTTTTGGTTGAGGCAGACATGAATCCTCAAAAAAGAGGCGTTAGAGTATCTTTGAGAAGGCTGAAAAAATATGACTGTAAGGAGAAACAGGCACTAGTGGAGAAAGCTAGGGAGGAGTACCGGGAGAGTATCGATTGGTGCGTGTCACTGATTTGTGACTACCGAGTTAGACTAGGTTGTGGCTCTTTTACTGGCTCGTTCTTTGAGTATTACGCTGCTGACATCAGTTATCCAGTCAGGAAAATCATCAAACAAGATACCTTCAGAAATATATTTCCAAAGCTATACAATGAAGACGCTGGAGAGCAGCTGCCTGTGGCATCCCATGCCAAGAGAGTATCTTTCCAGAAAATTCTCCCTGACCGGATGAAGCCTGCTCGAGACCGAGCAAACAAGAACCTGGTAGATTTCATTGTCAATGCAAAAGGAACAGAGGACCACCTCTTGGGCATTTTAAAGGGCACAAAAAAATCCAAGTGGCTGAAATCATTTCTGAATGCAAAGAGTTTCATGCCCTGCATTGAAACCTACTTTGAAGATGAAGATCAACTGGATGAGGTAGTGAAATATCTACAAGAAATTTATAATCAAATTGACCAGAAGATGCTGACTCTGATAAAAGATGACAAAATTAAGTTTGTCTTGGAAGTTCTTCTACCAGAAGCAATTATTTGCTCGATTTCTGCAGTTGATGGCTTAGATTATGAGGCGGCTGAGGCAAAGTATCTAAAGGGACCATCCCTTGGCTGTAGGGAGAGAGAATTATATGATTCCAAAATCCTATTTGAGAAGAGACGGAGGTCATTACCAAGTGAAGGCCATTAA